The nucleotide sequence TTTTGATTTATGCATTTTAGTTACCCCCCTCCTAAAATCTGAAGACTATCCCTCCGAGGATAGTCAAATCGGTTTCCGGTTTGTTCAGGCCGCCTTTGACGCCAAAATCGATATCGATCTTTTCGGAGAGCGAATAGATCAGGCCGCCTAAAAGAAACGCAGGATGTCTGTTCGATTGTTTGTAGACATTTCTCTCCATTCCGATATTTCCAACCAGCTTCAGGTCTTTCACAACCTCCCATTCCGAGGCAAAGGAGACG is from Thermodesulfobacteriota bacterium and encodes:
- a CDS encoding transporter; the protein is VSFASEWEVVKDLKLVGNIGMERNVYKQSNRHPAFLLGGLIYSLSEKIDIDFGVKGGLNKPETDLTILGGIVFRF